The Opitutales bacterium ASA1 genome window below encodes:
- a CDS encoding MBL fold metallo-hydrolase, with translation MRLLGLGGTAALLGASTTRRASAAAPEASLVGAQPAHYRFKIGSLEALAVNDGGFAMPPADSPFGVGEPRERIAEALAATLTPTDLVRLQFNVLLVRIGGDLVMIDSGCGNVFGPNGGRLIANLAAAGVQPTHVTAILITHMHGDHFGGLLDAEGRPAFPNAKVFIHRVEHEHYSAQGDEGVQKYLRAFEGKWQRIAGGDKLFDGLEIVDAFGHTPGHFVLTITSGGEQLFHMVDVTHHHALSFAHPEWKLQFDVQSDAAIATRKRMLDRLATDKPRIFGAHMPFPALGRVRRAGDAYEWSIEPWVFA, from the coding sequence TTGCGACTACTCGGCCTCGGCGGTACCGCGGCTCTGCTCGGCGCATCCACGACGCGCCGAGCGTCGGCCGCCGCACCCGAGGCATCGCTCGTCGGTGCGCAACCGGCCCACTACCGCTTCAAGATCGGTTCGCTCGAGGCCCTCGCGGTCAACGACGGTGGGTTCGCCATGCCGCCCGCGGATTCGCCCTTCGGCGTCGGCGAACCACGCGAGCGCATCGCCGAGGCACTCGCTGCCACGCTCACGCCGACCGATCTCGTGCGCCTGCAGTTCAACGTCCTGCTCGTGCGCATCGGCGGCGATCTGGTGATGATCGACAGCGGTTGCGGCAACGTCTTCGGCCCGAACGGCGGACGCCTGATCGCCAACCTCGCGGCCGCCGGGGTACAGCCCACCCACGTGACCGCGATCCTGATCACGCACATGCACGGCGATCACTTCGGCGGCCTGCTCGACGCGGAAGGCAGACCGGCGTTTCCCAACGCGAAGGTCTTCATCCATCGCGTGGAGCACGAACACTACAGCGCACAAGGCGACGAGGGCGTGCAGAAGTACCTGCGCGCGTTCGAAGGGAAATGGCAGCGCATTGCGGGCGGCGACAAACTGTTCGACGGTCTCGAAATCGTCGATGCGTTCGGACACACGCCCGGCCACTTCGTGCTCACGATCACTTCCGGTGGCGAACAACTCTTCCACATGGTGGACGTCACGCACCACCACGCGCTCTCGTTCGCGCATCCGGAATGGAAACTGCAGTTCGATGTCCAGTCCGACGCCGCGATCGCCACGCGCAAGCGCATGCTCGATCGGCTCGCGACCGACAAGCCGCGGATCTTCGGCGCCCACATGCCGTTCCCCGCGCTCGGCCGCGTGCGCCGTGCCGGCGACGCCTACGAGTGGTCGATCGAGCCTTGGGTGTTCGCCTGA
- the modC gene encoding molybdenum ABC transporter ATP-binding protein, whose protein sequence is MSDGQPIEAITVRLRVDRGAFALDVDLALPGRGVSALFGPSGSGKTTILRSVAGLERGARGVVAVGEAIWQDSARDVFLPPHARAIGYVFQEANLFPHLSVRDNLLYGRRRAGKRGAERPVDLEQMIELLGIGGLLHRSPEHLSGGERQRVAIARALAASPRLLLLDEPLASLDLDRKRELLPYLERLHEELEIPVILVSHALDEVVRLADHLTLVRAGRVVASGWLAETLARVDLPEVASQDAGVVLDGTVVGADPAYGLVEVEISEMRLQVVHVPTAIGQKLRLQVQSRDVSLALEKPRDTSVLNLLPARVVSAHADETRAHVHVVLAVGGTSLVARITRLSRDRLRLEPGASVWAQIKAVAVVA, encoded by the coding sequence ATGAGCGACGGACAACCGATCGAGGCGATCACGGTGAGGCTGCGGGTGGATCGCGGCGCGTTCGCGCTCGATGTCGATCTCGCGCTGCCGGGGCGCGGCGTGTCGGCGCTCTTCGGACCCTCGGGTTCGGGAAAAACCACCATCCTGCGATCGGTCGCGGGGCTGGAGCGAGGTGCCCGCGGCGTCGTGGCTGTGGGTGAAGCGATCTGGCAGGATTCTGCGCGAGACGTGTTTCTCCCGCCGCACGCCCGGGCGATCGGCTACGTCTTTCAAGAGGCGAACCTCTTCCCGCACCTGAGCGTGCGGGACAATCTCCTCTACGGCCGTCGTCGCGCGGGAAAACGTGGAGCGGAGCGGCCGGTCGATCTCGAACAGATGATCGAACTGCTCGGCATCGGAGGATTGCTGCACCGGAGCCCGGAGCACCTTTCCGGCGGCGAGCGGCAGCGCGTGGCCATCGCGCGCGCACTCGCGGCGAGCCCGCGTTTGCTCTTGTTGGACGAGCCGTTGGCGTCGCTCGATCTCGACCGAAAGAGGGAGCTGCTGCCGTACCTGGAGCGCCTGCACGAGGAGTTGGAGATCCCGGTGATCCTCGTCAGCCACGCGTTGGACGAGGTCGTTCGTTTGGCGGATCACCTCACGCTCGTCCGTGCCGGACGCGTGGTCGCGAGTGGGTGGTTGGCGGAGACGTTGGCACGCGTGGATCTTCCGGAAGTCGCGTCGCAGGACGCGGGCGTCGTGCTCGACGGAACGGTCGTGGGTGCGGACCCGGCTTACGGTCTGGTCGAAGTCGAGATCTCGGAGATGCGGCTGCAGGTCGTGCACGTGCCGACGGCGATCGGACAAAAGCTGCGCCTGCAAGTGCAGTCGCGCGACGTGAGCCTCGCGTTGGAAAAGCCTCGCGACACGAGCGTGCTCAACCTCTTGCCTGCGCGGGTCGTGAGCGCGCACGCCGACGAGACTCGAGCGCACGTCCACGTCGTGCTCGCGGTCGGCGGCACGTCGCTCGTGGCGCGGATCACCCGGCTCTCGCGTGATCGACTGCGGCTGGAGCCGGGCGCCTCCGTGTGGGCGCAGATCAAGGCGGTCGCGGTCGTGGCGTGA
- the modB gene encoding molybdate ABC transporter permease subunit, with protein sequence MGDLLDITLFTLGVALLSTLLILPPGVALGWLLARRAWPGKVLVETLVALPLVIPPVATGLILLKLFGRRGPLGRFFEEVLGVEIVFTWKAVVLASAVMAFPMLVRAARVAFEEVNPRLEETARTLGASAWDAFWSVTLPSARRGLLAGCVLAFARALGEFGATVMLAGMIPGETITLALGIYHEVQLGRDEAAFGLVLVSVALAFVALWASERLARRRPV encoded by the coding sequence GTGGGCGATCTGCTCGACATCACGCTCTTCACCCTCGGAGTCGCGCTCCTGAGCACGCTGCTCATCCTGCCGCCCGGAGTGGCGCTTGGGTGGTTGCTCGCGCGGCGGGCGTGGCCGGGAAAAGTACTCGTGGAGACGCTCGTGGCGTTGCCGCTCGTGATCCCGCCGGTCGCGACGGGTTTGATATTGTTGAAACTCTTCGGTCGACGCGGGCCGTTGGGGCGCTTCTTCGAGGAGGTGCTCGGCGTCGAGATCGTCTTCACGTGGAAGGCGGTCGTGCTCGCGAGCGCGGTGATGGCGTTTCCGATGCTCGTGCGCGCTGCGCGTGTGGCCTTCGAGGAGGTGAACCCGCGGCTCGAGGAGACCGCGCGCACGCTCGGTGCGAGTGCTTGGGACGCGTTCTGGAGCGTGACGCTTCCGTCGGCGCGACGCGGGCTGCTCGCGGGCTGCGTGCTGGCGTTCGCGCGTGCTCTGGGCGAGTTCGGTGCGACGGTCATGCTCGCGGGCATGATTCCGGGCGAGACCATCACGCTCGCGCTCGGGATCTATCACGAGGTGCAGCTCGGTCGCGACGAGGCTGCCTTCGGGTTGGTGCTGGTTTCGGTGGCGTTGGCTTTCGTCGCGTTGTGGGCGAGCGAGCGACTGGCGAGGAGGCGCCCGGTATGA
- the modA gene encoding molybdate ABC transporter substrate-binding protein, protein MLVARHTVRGALVAVGLALASVLASAAGAAEIRVLAAASLSDVLREIAPLHARATGDTIVFGFGGSGMLARQILEGAPADVFVSADTIRFDRLEAAGLVADGTRRILATNTLVLVVAAERGAEVAEASDLGGPAIRRLAIGEPATVPAGTYAKAHLEKTGLWSNVQRKLVPLDNVRAVLAAVEAGNADAGFVYRTDALASARVRIAIEVPHEDALPVAYPAGVLTDAESPEAARALLDFLVGAEAQAVFAKHGFLPPN, encoded by the coding sequence ATGCTGGTGGCGCGACACACGGTCCGTGGTGCGTTGGTTGCGGTCGGTCTCGCGCTCGCGAGCGTGCTCGCGTCCGCGGCCGGCGCGGCCGAGATCCGCGTCCTCGCCGCGGCGAGCCTCTCGGACGTGCTGCGCGAGATCGCACCGCTGCACGCGCGCGCAACGGGCGACACGATCGTGTTCGGCTTCGGAGGCTCGGGCATGCTCGCGCGGCAGATCCTCGAGGGCGCACCGGCCGACGTGTTCGTCTCGGCGGACACGATTCGATTCGACCGTCTCGAAGCCGCCGGTCTCGTCGCGGACGGGACGCGTCGTATCCTCGCGACGAATACGCTCGTGCTCGTCGTCGCGGCGGAGCGCGGCGCGGAAGTGGCGGAAGCCTCCGATCTCGGCGGGCCGGCGATCCGGAGGCTGGCGATCGGCGAGCCGGCGACCGTGCCCGCCGGCACCTACGCGAAGGCGCACTTGGAGAAGACCGGTCTTTGGTCGAACGTGCAGCGCAAGCTCGTCCCGCTCGACAACGTGCGTGCGGTGCTCGCGGCGGTGGAGGCGGGCAACGCCGACGCGGGCTTCGTCTACCGCACCGATGCGCTCGCTTCCGCGCGCGTCCGCATCGCGATCGAGGTGCCGCACGAGGACGCGCTCCCCGTCGCGTATCCGGCGGGGGTGCTGACCGATGCGGAGTCGCCCGAGGCGGCGCGGGCGTTGCTGGACTTCCTCGTCGGCGCGGAGGCACAGGCGGTGTTTGCCAAACACGGTTTCCTGCCGCCGAATTGA
- the galU gene encoding UTP--glucose-1-phosphate uridylyltransferase GalU, with protein MKSTVRKAVVPVAGLGTRLFPASHAVKKELFPVVGPDGVARALVHYHLLELEAAGFEEICIIVQPGEEKTIRAYVEGPDDAYLRRLEKYPVLHDEALRMRRLASRLSFAVQHTQEGYGHAVYQSRGFVEGEPFLLCLGDHLFRGAPVSPYAELARSWSRSGGRSVSAVNRITPAQLKGYGTIAGARRADDARLIDVSLIIEKPAIDVARERLRVDGLGTDEFLGWFGMHLLAPSIFDVLEKMIRDDVRDNGEFQLTRAQELQRQTEGYLALEMQAARRFDFGTPTDFVEALRDFARAD; from the coding sequence ATGAAATCAACCGTCCGCAAAGCCGTCGTTCCCGTGGCGGGTCTCGGCACCCGCCTCTTTCCCGCTTCGCACGCGGTGAAGAAGGAATTGTTTCCCGTCGTCGGTCCCGACGGCGTGGCGCGTGCCCTCGTGCACTACCACTTGCTCGAACTCGAGGCGGCCGGCTTCGAAGAGATCTGCATCATCGTGCAGCCGGGCGAAGAAAAGACCATCCGCGCCTACGTGGAGGGCCCGGACGACGCCTATCTCCGCCGCCTCGAGAAGTATCCAGTTCTCCACGACGAAGCCCTGCGCATGCGGCGACTGGCGAGTCGGCTCTCCTTCGCGGTGCAGCACACGCAGGAGGGCTACGGCCACGCGGTGTATCAGAGTCGTGGATTCGTGGAAGGAGAGCCGTTTCTGCTCTGCCTCGGCGACCACCTCTTCCGCGGCGCACCGGTGTCGCCCTACGCGGAGCTCGCGCGGAGCTGGTCGCGCAGCGGCGGGCGGAGCGTCTCGGCCGTCAACCGCATCACCCCCGCGCAGCTCAAGGGCTACGGCACCATCGCGGGCGCGCGGCGCGCGGACGACGCACGATTGATCGACGTCTCGCTCATCATCGAGAAACCCGCGATCGACGTCGCGCGCGAGCGGTTGCGTGTCGACGGTCTCGGAACGGACGAGTTCCTCGGTTGGTTCGGGATGCACCTGCTCGCTCCGTCGATCTTCGATGTATTGGAGAAAATGATACGCGACGACGTGCGCGACAACGGCGAGTTCCAGCTCACGCGCGCGCAGGAGCTGCAACGGCAGACCGAGGGCTACCTCGCGCTGGAGATGCAGGCCGCGCGTCGCTTCGACTTCGGCACGCCGACGGACTTCGTCGAGGCGCTTCGGGATTTCGCGCGGGCGGACTGA
- a CDS encoding galactokinase encodes MSSHSAPRELKEFERLLTKPNSDPTGLAGFFNAGQIWVTRVPARLDVMGGIADYSGANVCESVLGRGNLIALQPRNDRTLRIRTMQLGGRSLPVETRIPLDYLVQEDRPLDYSEVREVCQNNPLAGWASYIGGSIFTLLREERVRLPFGFSMLLLSGVPMNVGIGSSAATEVGTICCLDAYLGLKLDALRIARLAQMAENHVVGAPCGSMDQIAVASGRMGCLTHILCRPGSVIGEVRIPPGTGFVGINSMVRHSVAGHHYGDVRIGAFMGKRIINDIRARTGRQPVNHLAEITPEEWRNEYRRELPEQLLGSEFVSRYRTHDDPVTSIQPDATYRVLGPTEHPIHENDRVLRFMDALRAAEGGDESALIAAGELMYGAHESYRDNCLLSVEGVDFLVEAVRKRGPKAGLYGAKITGGGSGGTVAIFGRLDALAEHVPQIARDYSRRIGVLPDVFEGTSQGAVEFGGRCYRFGSEGWEPHAV; translated from the coding sequence CACCGGGCTCGCGGGTTTTTTCAACGCCGGCCAGATCTGGGTCACGCGCGTGCCCGCCCGGCTCGACGTGATGGGCGGCATCGCCGACTACTCCGGCGCCAACGTCTGCGAGTCCGTCCTGGGTCGCGGCAACCTCATCGCTCTGCAGCCGCGCAACGACCGCACGCTCCGCATCCGCACGATGCAGCTCGGCGGTCGCAGCCTTCCGGTCGAGACGCGCATCCCGCTCGACTACCTCGTGCAGGAGGACCGTCCGCTCGACTACTCCGAGGTGCGCGAGGTCTGCCAGAACAACCCGCTCGCCGGTTGGGCCTCCTACATCGGGGGCAGCATCTTCACGCTTCTGCGCGAGGAACGGGTGCGGTTACCCTTCGGTTTCAGCATGCTCCTGCTCAGCGGCGTCCCGATGAACGTCGGTATCGGCAGCTCCGCCGCGACCGAGGTCGGCACGATCTGCTGCCTCGACGCCTACCTCGGCCTCAAGCTCGATGCGCTCCGCATCGCCCGGCTCGCGCAGATGGCGGAAAACCACGTCGTGGGTGCGCCGTGCGGCAGCATGGACCAGATCGCCGTCGCCTCGGGTCGGATGGGGTGCCTCACGCACATCCTCTGCCGCCCCGGCAGCGTGATCGGCGAGGTCCGCATCCCCCCCGGCACGGGCTTCGTCGGCATCAACTCGATGGTCCGCCACTCCGTCGCGGGACACCATTACGGCGACGTGCGCATCGGTGCGTTCATGGGCAAACGCATCATCAACGACATCCGCGCGCGCACGGGTCGACAACCGGTGAACCATCTCGCCGAAATCACACCCGAAGAATGGCGCAACGAATACCGCCGCGAACTCCCCGAGCAGTTGCTCGGCTCGGAGTTCGTCTCCCGCTACCGCACGCACGACGATCCGGTGACGAGCATCCAGCCCGATGCGACCTACCGCGTGCTCGGGCCGACCGAGCACCCGATCCACGAGAACGATCGCGTGCTGCGCTTCATGGACGCCTTGCGCGCGGCCGAGGGCGGCGACGAGTCCGCCCTGATCGCCGCGGGAGAGTTGATGTACGGCGCGCACGAGAGCTACCGCGACAACTGCCTGCTCTCCGTCGAGGGCGTCGATTTCCTCGTCGAAGCGGTGCGCAAGCGCGGACCGAAAGCGGGCCTCTACGGCGCCAAGATCACCGGAGGAGGCTCGGGCGGTACGGTCGCGATCTTCGGTCGCCTCGACGCGCTCGCGGAACACGTTCCGCAGATCGCGCGCGACTACTCGCGCCGCATCGGCGTGCTGCCCGACGTCTTCGAAGGTACCTCGCAAGGCGCGGTCGAATTCGGCGGACGTTGTTACCGCTTCGGTTCCGAAGGTTGGGAGCCGCACGCGGTGTGA